One window of Nymphaea colorata isolate Beijing-Zhang1983 chromosome 1, ASM883128v2, whole genome shotgun sequence genomic DNA carries:
- the LOC116262393 gene encoding calcium-dependent protein kinase 2-like, translated as MGSCFSHGKQAQNPPASAQDADADGCKAVDNVDDAVSPPETSAPANSPPNAAPSPPNPGPIGPVLGRPMEDVRDTYTIGKELGRGQFGVTHLCTHKVTGQKFACKVIAKRRLVNKEDIEDVRREVQIMHHLSGQPNVVELKGAYEDKHSVNLVMELCAGGELFDRIIARGHYTERAAAALLRTIVQIVHTCHSMGVMHRDLKPENFLLLSKDERAPLKATDFGLSVFFKQGDIFKDIVGTAYYIAPEVLRRRYGPEADIWSIGVMLFILLSGSPPFHAETEHGIFNAILKGHIDFTSKPWPSISPGAKDLVSKMLNVDPRQRVTAFQVLNHPWIKEDGNAPNTPLDNVVLNRLKQFMAMNKFKRVALKVIAGCLSEEEIMGLKEMFKNMDSDNSGTITLEELRRGLAKQGARLSEIEVQQLIEAADADGNGTIDYEEFITATMHMNRMDREEHLYTAFQYFDKDNSGYITKEELEQALKEYDMHDGRDIKDIIAEVDNDNDGRINYDEFVAMMRKGNPETAPKKRRHDFR; from the exons ATGGGGAGTTGTTTCTCCCATGGAAAGCAGGCCCAGAATCCTCCGGCATCCGCCCAAGATGCTGACGCCGATGGCTGCAAGGCTGTCGACAACGTCGATGATGCCGTTTCACCCCCAGAAACTTCTGCTCCTGCAAATTCACCCCCAAATGCAGCGCCATCTCCTCCAAATCCGGGACCTATAGGCCCCGTTCTCGGTCGGCCCATGGAAGATGTCCGTGACACCTACACGATCGGGAAGGAGCTGGGACGAGGCCAATTTGGTGTGACCCATTTGTGCACCCACAAGGTTACAGGCCAGAAATTTGCCTGCAAGGTGATCGCTAAGCGGAGGCTCGTCAATAAGGAAGACATCGAGGATGTCCGCCGGGAAGTTCAGATCATGCATCACCTCAGCGGGCAGCCCAATGTTGTTGAATTGAAGGGCGCCTATGAAGATAAGCATTCCGTTAACTTGGTGATGGAACTTTGCGCCGGCGGCGAGCTCTTCGATCGGATAATTGCACGAGGGCACTACACGGAGAGAGCGGCAGCGGCCCTCCTCCGGACCATTGTGCAGATTGTTCATACTTGCCACTCCATGGGGGTCATGCATCGAGATCTAAAGCCTGAGAACTTCTTGTTGTTGAGCAAGGATGAACGTGCACCTCTCAAGGCTACCGACTTTGGTCTCTCTGTTTTCTTCAAGCAAG GAGATATTTTCAAGGACATTGTAGGAACTGCATACTACATAGCACCGGAGGTCTTAAGACGGCGATACGGTCCCGAAGCCGATATTTGGAGCATCGGAGTAATGTTATTCATCCTTCTAAGCGGGTCCCCTCCATTTCACGCAG AAACAGAACATGGGATTTTCAATGCGATTCTGAAAGGGCATATCGACTTCACAAGCAAGCCATGGCCATCAATATCACCTGGTGCGAAGGACTTAGTCAGCAAGATGCTAAATGTTGATCCAAGACAGAGAGTTACAGCATTCCAGGTCCTTA ATCACCCATGGATAAAAGAGGACGGTAATGCGCCAAATACGCCATTGGACAATGTAGTACTCAATAGACTCAAGCAATTCATGGCAATGAACAAGTTCAAAAGAGTTGCTCTCAAG GTGATAGCTGGGTGCTTATCGGAAGAGGAAATCATGGGGTTGAAGGAGATGTTCAAGAACATGGATTCTGATAACAGTGGCACCATCACTTTAGAAGAATTGAGGCGGGGTCTAGCCAAACAAGGTGCAAGGCTTTCAGAGATTGAAGTCCAACAACTGATAGAAGCG GCAGATGCTGATGGCAACGGAACCATTGATTATGAAGAGTTTATCACAGCCACGATGCACATGAACAGAATGGACAGGGAAGAGCATCTATATACAGCATTCCAATACTTTGACAAAGATAACAGCGG ATACATCACCAAAGAAGAGTTGGAGCAAGCTCTAAAAGAGTACGACATGCATGATGGGAGGGACATCAAGGACATCATAGCAGAAGTTGATAATGATAAT GATGGAAGGATCAATTATGACGAATTTGTGGCTATGATGAGGAAAGGAAACCCAGAAACAGCCCCTAAGAAGCGCCGCCACGACTTCCGATAA
- the LOC116261000 gene encoding transcription factor TGA2.2-like, giving the protein MQSFIPSLGAAYSLGAEGNRGHSRAADVVILEQPDGFRSEDVAYPYYNPKSGSPSITSDSYQFGSSNKTSPSSNTPSTAAIGSHCLSAQRGRQASLGSSSSAQLDSWGESTMADTSPRTDTSTDIDPDEKNQRIDGGQLGAAGPSDSSDRSKEKSMDQKTLRRLAQNREAARKSRLRKKAYVQQLESSRLKLTQLEQELQKARQQGIFISSSGDQSHSMSGNGALAFDIEYARWLDEHNRQINELRGAVNTHASDNDLRGIVDGIMAHYDEIFRLKGIAAKADVFHVLSGMWKTPAERCFLWLGGFRSSELLKLLLTHLEPLTEQQLVGICNLQQSSQQAEDALSQGMEALQQSLAETLAGSLGPPASSSGNVANYMGQMAAAMGKLGTLENFLRQADHLRQQTLQQMHRILTTRQSARALLAISDYFSRLRALSSLWLARPRE; this is encoded by the exons ATGCAGAGCTTCATTCCTTCTCTGGGGGCGGCATATTCTCT TGGCGCAGAGGGGAACCGTGGCCATTCTCGAGCTGCTGATGTTGTGATTCTCGAGCAACCAGATGGATTTCGTTCAGAGGATGTAGCTT ACCCTTATTATAATCCAAAGTCAGGGAGCCCTAGCATCACCTCTGATTCTTATCAATTCGGAAGTTCGAATAAG ACATCTCCTTCAAGCAACACTCCTTCTACAGCTGCCATTGGGTCTCATTGTTTATCTGCACAAAGAGGACGACAGGCTAGTCTTGGTTCTAGCTCCAGTGCACAATTGGACAGTTGGGGAGAATCCACAATGGCAGATACCAGTCCTCGCACTGATACGTCAACTGATATTGATCCTGATGAGAAGAATCAACGG ATTGATGGTGGCCAATTGGGGGCTGCTGGGCCATCTGATTCCAGTGATAGGTCCAAGGAGAAATCAATGGATCAAAAG ACGCTTCGAAGACTTGCTCAAAATCGTGAAGCTGCAAGAAAAAGCCGGTTAAGAAAAAAG GCATATGTTCAACAACTGGAAAGTAGCAGGCTGAAGCTCACACAGCTTGAGCAGGAGCTCCAAAAGGCTCGTCAACAG GGGATATTCATTTCGAGCTCAGGCGATCAAAGTCATTCGATGAGTGGAAATG GTGCCTTGGCCTTTGACATCGAATATGCGCGATGGCTGGACGAACATAATCGCCAAATTAACGAACTAAGGGGTGCTGTAAATACCCATGCGAGTGATAATGATCTTCGAGGCATTGTTGATGGCATCATGGCCCATTACGATGAGATTTTCAGGCTCAAGGGCATCGCCGCTAAGGCTGATGTCTTTCATGTGCTATCAGGCATGTGGAAGACTCCAGCAGAAAGGTGTTTCTTGTGGCTTGGTGGATTTCGTTCATCTGAACTTCTCAAG CTACTCTTGACACACCTGGAGCCTCTAACGGAACAGCAACTGGTGGGTATTTGCAACCTACAGCAATCATCACAACAAGCAGAGGATGCACTATCCCAAGGGATGGAAGCTCTGCAACAGTCACTTGCAGAGACCCTTGCAGGGTCTCTTGGCCCTCCTGCGTCATCATCTGGCAATGTTGCTAACTACATGGGCCAAATGGCTGCAGCCATGGGTAAACTCGGGACGCTTGAGAATTTCCTCCGGCAG GCCGATCATCTCCGGCAGCAGACCTTGCAGCAGATGCACCGGATATTGACGACCCGTCAATCTGCACGCGCCCTGCTTGCCATCAGTGATTATTTTTCGCGGCTACGTGCCCTCAGTTCGTTGTGGCTAGCTCGTCCAAGGGAGTAA